One genomic segment of Chitinophaga sancti includes these proteins:
- the uxaC gene encoding glucuronate isomerase, with protein sequence MKQFLDEHFLLNTATSRKLYHDYAKEMPVIDYHCHLPPAQIAADTAFENITQAWLYGDHYKWRAMRTNGVHESYCTGDRSDWEKFEKWAATVPYTLRNPLYHWTHLELQRYFGVNEILNASSAPAIYATCNELLQSKEYTTRNLLRKMKVALVCTTDDPADSLEYHRQLKEEGFEIPILPAFRPDQAMNVDDPAKYNAYLQKLEQAANTSISTYQDLLTALKNRHDFFAGMGCAVSDHGIEEIYADDYSDTEINNIFTKVRSGQQLTQTEIRQIKSALLVQLAIWDWEKGWVQQYHLGALRNNNSRMMRQLGPDTGWDSIGDFSQARALAKFLDRLDSQDQLAKTILYNLNPSDNELLATMIGNFNDGSVAGKVQFGSAWWFLDQKDGMIKQINALSNMGLLSRFVGMLTDSRSFLSYPRHEYFRRIVCELFGQEIENGELPNDVEWVGKVIQDICFYNAQQYFNWK encoded by the coding sequence ATGAAGCAGTTTTTAGATGAACATTTCCTGTTGAATACTGCCACATCCAGGAAGTTGTATCATGACTATGCAAAGGAGATGCCCGTGATTGATTATCATTGTCACCTGCCACCGGCGCAAATTGCAGCCGATACCGCCTTTGAAAATATTACACAGGCATGGCTGTATGGCGATCACTATAAGTGGAGGGCCATGCGTACAAATGGCGTACATGAGAGCTATTGTACAGGTGATCGTTCGGACTGGGAGAAATTTGAAAAGTGGGCGGCGACAGTGCCTTATACCTTACGTAACCCCCTGTACCACTGGACGCACCTTGAGTTACAACGTTATTTCGGCGTCAATGAAATATTGAATGCATCATCAGCACCAGCTATTTATGCTACCTGCAATGAGCTGTTGCAATCAAAAGAATATACCACCCGCAACCTGCTGCGCAAAATGAAAGTAGCGTTGGTATGTACCACAGATGATCCTGCAGATTCATTGGAATATCACAGACAACTAAAAGAGGAAGGTTTTGAAATTCCTATTCTGCCTGCGTTCCGCCCGGATCAGGCTATGAATGTAGATGATCCTGCAAAATACAACGCGTATCTCCAAAAGCTGGAACAGGCTGCGAATACAAGCATTTCCACTTACCAGGATCTGCTTACAGCGCTTAAAAACCGGCACGATTTCTTTGCAGGGATGGGGTGTGCTGTATCAGACCATGGTATAGAGGAAATCTATGCAGATGATTATTCAGATACAGAGATCAATAACATCTTTACGAAAGTAAGAAGTGGTCAACAACTGACGCAGACAGAGATCCGTCAGATCAAATCTGCCTTATTGGTACAACTGGCTATCTGGGATTGGGAGAAAGGATGGGTACAGCAATATCATCTCGGTGCGTTGCGCAATAACAATTCACGCATGATGCGCCAGTTAGGTCCTGATACAGGCTGGGATTCCATCGGCGATTTCTCCCAGGCCAGGGCGTTGGCTAAATTCCTGGATAGATTGGATAGCCAGGATCAGTTGGCAAAAACGATTCTCTACAACCTGAATCCTTCAGATAATGAATTGCTGGCGACCATGATTGGAAACTTCAATGATGGGTCAGTAGCAGGAAAGGTGCAGTTTGGTTCTGCATGGTGGTTCTTAGATCAGAAAGATGGAATGATTAAGCAGATCAATGCATTGTCCAATATGGGGTTACTAAGCCGTTTTGTGGGGATGTTAACAGATTCCAGGAGTTTCCTTTCTTATCCAAGACATGAATATTTCCGCCGTATTGTTTGTGAGTTATTTGGCCAGGAGATAGAGAATGGAGAATTACCGAACGATGTGGAGTGGGTAGGGAAGGTGATACAGGATATTTGTTTTTATAATGCACAGCAGTATTTCAACTGGAAATAA
- a CDS encoding alkene reductase, with product MAPTVTKRRVSDGVPNELMVEYYSHRAGAGLIIAEGTSPVESGMGHAHMPGIYSKAQVAGWKKVTEAVHANGGKIFLQIMHTGRISHPANMPAKTRIVAPSAIAANGQIWTAAGYQPYGTPRAMSTAEVQEMVQLHVKAAKQAIEAGFDGVELHAANGYLMEQFLHPDTNQRTDKYGGTIPNRVRFILETVAAVSAAIGKDRTGIRLSPYSKVNDLQHHGQINATYEYLVDALDTFSLSYIHIVDGHSSGEPEIPAILLAGIRARFNGPLILNGNFDALKAEDTLRSGLADFVAFEQPCTSGVKLSGPRMIADCLS from the coding sequence ATGGCTCCGACTGTAACCAAACGCCGTGTCAGTGATGGGGTACCAAATGAGCTGATGGTGGAGTATTACAGCCATCGGGCAGGCGCCGGATTGATTATAGCAGAGGGCACCAGTCCTGTGGAAAGCGGAATGGGGCATGCACATATGCCAGGCATTTATAGCAAAGCACAGGTAGCAGGTTGGAAAAAGGTAACGGAAGCCGTGCATGCAAATGGTGGTAAGATCTTCCTGCAAATCATGCATACGGGCAGGATCTCTCATCCTGCAAATATGCCTGCGAAAACGAGGATCGTAGCACCTTCGGCAATTGCTGCCAATGGGCAGATCTGGACAGCGGCAGGTTATCAACCTTATGGTACGCCAAGGGCAATGAGTACAGCTGAAGTGCAGGAGATGGTGCAGTTACATGTAAAGGCAGCGAAACAGGCCATCGAAGCAGGGTTTGATGGGGTGGAACTACATGCGGCGAATGGATACCTGATGGAGCAGTTCCTTCATCCTGATACGAACCAGCGTACCGATAAGTATGGTGGGACTATTCCGAACAGGGTACGGTTTATTCTTGAAACGGTGGCTGCGGTGAGTGCAGCGATTGGAAAAGACAGAACAGGTATCAGGTTGTCTCCTTATAGTAAGGTGAATGACCTGCAACATCACGGGCAGATCAATGCGACTTATGAATACTTAGTGGATGCGTTGGATACGTTTTCACTTTCATATATACACATAGTAGATGGGCATAGTTCAGGAGAGCCGGAAATACCAGCGATTCTGCTGGCAGGAATCAGGGCGAGGTTTAATGGCCCGCTGATACTAAATGGGAATTTCGATGCACTGAAAGCAGAGGATACTTTGCGGAGTGGGTTAGCGGATTTTGTTGCATTTGAACAACCTTGTACCAGCGGGGTAAAATTGTCCGGTCCGCGGATGATCGCGGATTGTTTATCATAA
- a CDS encoding TetR/AcrR family transcriptional regulator — protein MARNKAFDPEERLEKARDLFWQKGYNATSMQDLVDGMQLNRASIYDTYGDKHALFQQCLSNYAKQALKDYKQCCQVCSPVAAVEHIVRKAIANRKEGQTCLMVKTSFELASMDEGIKDLVKNQALELICVLQELLEKAKQVGEIPADKDPGVMARFLYSSFSSLWMMDVLFNDKQLVDQLTDHILSSIRK, from the coding sequence ATGGCACGTAACAAAGCATTCGATCCTGAAGAAAGGCTGGAAAAAGCAAGAGACCTCTTTTGGCAAAAGGGGTACAACGCGACTTCTATGCAGGACCTTGTGGATGGCATGCAACTGAACAGGGCCTCTATATATGATACTTATGGCGACAAGCATGCGCTGTTCCAGCAATGTCTTTCTAACTATGCCAAACAGGCGCTGAAAGATTACAAACAATGCTGCCAGGTATGCTCCCCGGTTGCCGCTGTTGAACACATTGTACGAAAAGCCATTGCAAACAGAAAAGAAGGCCAGACCTGCCTGATGGTAAAGACTTCCTTTGAACTGGCATCTATGGACGAGGGTATCAAAGATCTTGTTAAGAACCAGGCATTGGAACTGATCTGTGTATTGCAGGAACTGCTTGAAAAGGCAAAACAGGTGGGAGAAATTCCTGCGGATAAAGACCCGGGTGTAATGGCCCGCTTCCTGTACAGCAGCTTTAGCTCACTGTGGATGATGGATGTATTATTCAATGATAAACAGTTGGTTGATCAGTTGACTGATCATATTTTAAGTAGCATTAGAAAGTAA
- a CDS encoding DUF4142 domain-containing protein, with protein MKRLSYVAATLMTVWMLQSCGGGNTGAKHDDAVDSANAVNKEAAPVDQNSSEFAVKAADAGMKEIQLGKIAQEKGVNPQVKAFGEQMVADHSKAADELKAIAASKNITLPDSVGEDYSKDIMDISKKTGRDFDKAYVDEMVKDHNDAVDLFQKASNDVTDPELKAFAAKTLPTLQAHQAHVKTLDSLLKKK; from the coding sequence ATGAAAAGACTAAGTTATGTAGCCGCCACGTTGATGACCGTTTGGATGTTACAATCCTGCGGTGGAGGAAACACAGGAGCAAAGCACGATGATGCTGTAGACAGCGCAAATGCGGTAAACAAAGAAGCAGCTCCGGTAGACCAGAATTCCTCTGAATTCGCTGTAAAAGCTGCCGATGCGGGAATGAAAGAAATCCAGCTTGGCAAGATTGCACAGGAAAAAGGTGTAAACCCTCAGGTAAAAGCTTTTGGCGAGCAGATGGTAGCAGACCACTCTAAAGCTGCTGATGAATTGAAAGCGATTGCAGCTTCCAAGAACATTACACTGCCTGATAGTGTAGGAGAAGATTATTCTAAGGATATTATGGATATCAGCAAGAAAACCGGTAGGGATTTCGACAAGGCTTATGTAGATGAGATGGTAAAAGACCATAACGATGCAGTGGACCTGTTCCAGAAAGCAAGCAATGATGTAACTGATCCTGAGTTGAAAGCATTCGCTGCTAAGACACTGCCTACGCTGCAGGCGCATCAGGCGCATGTGAAGACGCTGGATAGTTTGCTGAAGAAAAAATAA
- a CDS encoding exonuclease domain-containing protein — protein sequence MYAIVDIETTGGHASANGITEIAIFIYDGSQIVQQYESLINPGVPIPRYIQSLTGITDQMVATAPKFADVAGEVFALLKDKIFVAHNVNFDYSFLQYHLLQAGYDLRTKKLCTVRLGRKIVPGLPSYSLGNLCRSLQINVEQRHRAAGDAAATVRLMGLYLSLDTNNAISAALKTTSKEQFLPPHLPPDQVKKLPASPGVYYFHDQKGKVIYVGKAKDIKKRVNSHFTGNNPSRQRQEFLRNIYSVSHEVTGTELMANILESIEIKRLWPKYNRSQKNVEFKYGFYTFEDQLGYLRLVIERRRKYTRPLHSFPLLVQGHTMLKGLIREFDLCPRLCFLQKGDGACKPLTGHKCKGACDKKEGPEYYNLRVQAAIIHMQMQQPSFIIVDTGRDAGEQSYILMEKGKFYGMGYIPRDTAITMEEDVKDRLTQYPENEYILNLIHQFAGANNSRLLKFS from the coding sequence ATGTACGCAATTGTTGATATCGAAACCACAGGTGGGCACGCCAGTGCCAATGGCATCACCGAAATAGCCATTTTTATTTATGATGGATCTCAAATTGTTCAGCAATACGAATCGCTGATCAATCCCGGCGTACCTATTCCCCGTTACATCCAGTCGCTTACCGGCATTACTGACCAGATGGTAGCCACTGCTCCCAAATTTGCAGATGTTGCAGGCGAAGTATTTGCCTTGCTAAAAGACAAGATCTTCGTCGCTCACAACGTCAACTTCGACTATTCATTTTTACAATATCATTTGCTGCAGGCAGGTTACGACCTCCGCACCAAAAAACTGTGTACCGTACGCCTGGGTCGTAAAATCGTTCCCGGTTTACCCAGTTACAGTCTCGGTAACCTTTGCCGCTCTCTGCAAATCAATGTAGAACAGCGTCACCGTGCTGCCGGCGATGCTGCTGCCACCGTTCGTCTTATGGGCCTCTACCTGAGCCTTGATACGAACAACGCTATCTCAGCTGCACTCAAAACCACCAGCAAGGAACAGTTCCTGCCACCGCACCTTCCTCCTGACCAGGTAAAGAAATTACCTGCCTCCCCGGGTGTATATTATTTCCATGATCAGAAAGGGAAGGTTATCTATGTCGGCAAAGCCAAGGACATAAAAAAGCGTGTCAATAGCCATTTTACCGGCAATAATCCCAGCCGCCAGCGGCAGGAGTTTTTGCGCAACATCTATAGTGTCTCTCACGAAGTGACAGGTACGGAACTGATGGCCAATATTCTCGAAAGCATTGAGATCAAACGGCTGTGGCCAAAATATAACAGGAGTCAGAAGAACGTAGAATTCAAATACGGCTTCTACACTTTTGAAGACCAGCTGGGCTACCTGCGCCTCGTGATCGAACGCCGCCGCAAGTATACCCGGCCACTTCACTCATTCCCTTTACTGGTACAAGGCCATACCATGCTTAAAGGGCTGATCCGTGAATTCGATCTCTGCCCCCGTCTCTGCTTCCTGCAGAAAGGCGATGGCGCCTGCAAACCGTTGACAGGCCACAAGTGTAAAGGTGCCTGCGATAAGAAGGAAGGACCGGAATACTATAACCTCCGGGTACAAGCCGCCATCATCCACATGCAAATGCAGCAGCCGAGCTTTATCATCGTCGATACCGGGCGCGATGCAGGTGAACAGAGCTATATTCTGATGGAAAAAGGGAAGTTCTACGGCATGGGCTACATCCCCCGCGATACTGCCATCACAATGGAAGAAGACGTGAAGGACCGGCTTACTCAGTACCCTGAGAATGAATACATTTTAAACCTGATCCACCAGTTTGCCGGTGCGAATAATTCCCGGCTTTTAAAGTTTTCTTAG
- a CDS encoding phosphoribosylaminoimidazolesuccinocarboxamide synthase, with protein sequence MLEPKFKFPKQTAFYKGKVRDVYTIDDKEMVMVASDRISAFDVVLPRPIPYKGQVLNQVAAIMLEATKDIVPNWVKAVPLPNVTIGLKCETFPVEMVVRGNLTGHAWRTYKSGKRELCGVTMPEGLKENDYFPTPIITPTTKAHEGHDEDISREDIIAKGLVSKEDYERLEKYTLALFARGKELAAKRGLILVDTKYEFGKIGDTIYVIDEIHTPDSSRYFYAEGYEEKQKAGEPQKQLSKEFVREWLMANGFQGKEGQQVPEMTDEFVNTVSERYIELFENITGQKFVKQNISEADSEKKIIETLNSL encoded by the coding sequence ATGTTAGAGCCAAAGTTTAAATTTCCAAAGCAAACGGCTTTTTACAAAGGAAAGGTAAGAGACGTATACACCATCGATGACAAAGAGATGGTAATGGTAGCCAGTGATCGTATCTCCGCATTCGATGTGGTACTGCCCCGTCCTATTCCTTACAAAGGTCAGGTGCTGAACCAGGTAGCCGCAATCATGCTGGAAGCTACCAAGGACATCGTGCCTAACTGGGTAAAGGCTGTGCCCTTGCCAAATGTAACCATCGGCTTAAAATGTGAAACTTTCCCTGTAGAAATGGTGGTTCGTGGTAACCTTACCGGCCATGCCTGGAGAACTTACAAAAGCGGTAAACGCGAACTGTGCGGCGTAACTATGCCGGAAGGTCTGAAGGAGAACGACTACTTCCCAACGCCTATCATTACCCCTACGACCAAGGCACACGAAGGTCATGATGAAGATATCTCCCGCGAGGATATCATTGCAAAGGGCCTGGTAAGTAAAGAAGATTACGAAAGACTCGAAAAATACACACTCGCCCTTTTTGCACGTGGTAAGGAACTGGCTGCTAAACGTGGTTTGATCCTTGTAGATACCAAATATGAATTTGGTAAAATTGGAGACACCATCTATGTGATCGATGAGATCCATACACCGGATTCTTCCCGTTACTTCTATGCAGAAGGCTACGAAGAAAAACAAAAAGCGGGCGAACCACAGAAACAGCTCTCAAAAGAATTTGTACGCGAATGGCTGATGGCAAATGGATTCCAGGGTAAAGAAGGCCAACAGGTGCCTGAAATGACCGATGAATTCGTCAACACCGTGAGCGAACGTTATATCGAACTGTTCGAAAATATCACAGGTCAGAAATTCGTGAAGCAAAACATAAGTGAAGCCGATAGCGAAAAAAAGATCATAGAAACACTGAACAGTTTATAA
- a CDS encoding ABC transporter ATP-binding protein: protein MKHLAVLNKYFLRYKWRFLLGLVCTVISIVFSVFQPIMVRQIFDLLAQNLNNYHLISDTNLKTIFHSDFSKVLAFYGVMLLIFALLSGFFLYLQRQSLIVMSRHIEFDLKNEIYQHYQLLDLNFFKMHRTGDLMSRITEDVSRVRMYVGPAIMYATRTIFMLVIVVYLMIDVNPLLTLYTLSPLPFLALTIYYVNHIIHRKSEKIQAQLSNITSIAQESYSGIRVIKSYVQEEGMIGHFEKASEDYKISSVSLAKTDALFQPSMALMIGLSVLLTIFIGGIQVIHGNITVGNLAEFVIYVNMLMFPFLSIGMVASMIQRASASQKRLNEFLDIKPEIYNRPDARSIDVKGEVVFKNVSFTYPHTGIQAIQNFNLMVKPGEKVAVIGRTGSGKSTLAQLLIRMYDPQEGEVMLDGMDLRTLKLEDLRTQISYVPQDVFLFSDTITNNIRFGTPEANEETVRRAARQASVEKDILGFPEGFNTVVGERGVTLSGGQKQRISIARGLIKDPNLLVFDDCLSAVDARTEKEIIGNLYAYLKDKTAIIITHRIFALFEFDKIIVLDDGRIVETGTHEELLSLNGHYAELYARQQSGEDESIME from the coding sequence ATGAAACACCTCGCCGTACTGAATAAATACTTTCTTCGCTATAAATGGCGCTTCCTGCTTGGATTAGTCTGCACAGTCATCTCCATTGTATTCAGTGTGTTTCAACCTATCATGGTCCGCCAGATCTTCGATTTACTGGCCCAGAACCTCAACAACTATCACCTGATCAGTGATACCAATCTTAAAACCATCTTCCACTCAGACTTCTCCAAAGTCCTCGCCTTCTACGGTGTCATGCTGCTCATCTTCGCATTACTGAGTGGTTTCTTCTTATACCTTCAGCGGCAGTCGCTCATCGTGATGAGCCGCCACATTGAATTTGACCTCAAGAACGAAATTTACCAGCACTACCAGTTGCTGGATCTCAACTTCTTTAAGATGCACCGTACCGGTGACCTCATGAGCCGCATCACGGAAGACGTATCCCGTGTACGTATGTATGTAGGCCCGGCTATCATGTATGCCACCCGCACCATCTTCATGCTTGTGATCGTCGTATATCTCATGATAGACGTGAACCCTTTGCTTACGCTGTATACCTTGTCACCACTGCCTTTTCTGGCACTTACTATATATTATGTGAACCATATCATTCACCGCAAGAGTGAAAAGATACAGGCACAATTATCCAATATCACTTCCATTGCACAGGAGTCTTATTCCGGTATCCGTGTGATCAAATCATATGTACAGGAAGAAGGGATGATCGGGCATTTTGAAAAAGCCAGCGAAGACTACAAGATCAGCTCAGTCAGTCTTGCAAAGACAGATGCCCTCTTCCAACCCAGCATGGCACTGATGATTGGCCTGAGTGTACTCCTCACTATTTTTATCGGTGGTATACAGGTCATCCATGGCAACATCACGGTAGGTAACCTCGCTGAATTTGTGATTTATGTAAACATGCTCATGTTTCCATTCCTCTCTATCGGGATGGTGGCAAGTATGATACAACGTGCATCTGCCAGTCAGAAACGTCTGAATGAGTTCCTGGATATCAAGCCGGAAATTTACAACAGACCCGATGCAAGATCCATCGATGTAAAAGGTGAAGTGGTCTTCAAAAATGTCTCTTTCACCTACCCACATACAGGTATACAGGCGATCCAAAACTTTAACCTGATGGTAAAACCAGGAGAGAAAGTAGCGGTGATTGGCCGTACCGGTTCCGGCAAGTCTACCCTGGCGCAGTTGCTGATTCGTATGTATGATCCGCAGGAAGGGGAGGTGATGCTGGATGGTATGGATCTTAGAACCCTGAAACTGGAAGACTTACGTACACAGATCAGTTATGTACCACAGGATGTATTCCTGTTTTCAGATACGATCACCAACAATATCCGTTTCGGTACACCTGAAGCCAATGAAGAAACCGTACGCCGTGCAGCCCGCCAGGCATCGGTGGAGAAGGATATACTGGGATTTCCCGAAGGCTTCAATACAGTAGTAGGGGAGCGGGGTGTGACATTGAGTGGTGGTCAGAAACAACGTATCTCCATCGCCCGTGGGTTGATCAAAGATCCGAATCTGTTGGTGTTTGATGACTGTCTGTCTGCTGTAGATGCCCGTACGGAGAAAGAGATCATTGGCAATCTGTATGCATACCTGAAAGACAAAACCGCTATAATTATTACCCATAGGATATTTGCTCTTTTTGAGTTTGATAAGATCATAGTTCTGGATGATGGACGTATCGTTGAAACCGGCACCCATGAAGAATTATTGTCATTAAACGGGCACTATGCAGAATTATACGCCCGGCAGCAATCTGGTGAAGATGAATCTATAATGGAATAA
- a CDS encoding DUF3276 family protein, producing the protein MAYENTNQQERNNDSIFSKRLKAGKRRTYFFDVKTTRGNDYFLTITESKKRFNDNGYDRHKVFLYKEDFNKFLNALTETINYVKTELMPDFDFDAYNHDYVRDDEDGEGAEGTSSSDAAVEAAVEAAAAPAATASATSHSEDVDKW; encoded by the coding sequence GTGGCGTACGAAAATACCAATCAGCAGGAAAGAAATAATGACAGTATCTTTTCTAAACGATTGAAAGCGGGCAAAAGAAGAACATACTTCTTTGATGTAAAGACCACTCGGGGAAATGATTACTTTCTGACCATTACAGAAAGCAAAAAGCGCTTTAATGACAATGGTTATGACAGGCACAAAGTGTTCCTGTACAAGGAGGACTTCAACAAGTTCCTGAATGCATTAACAGAGACCATCAACTACGTGAAGACTGAGTTGATGCCCGACTTCGATTTTGATGCCTACAATCACGACTATGTGCGTGATGATGAAGATGGAGAAGGCGCAGAAGGAACTTCTTCTTCTGATGCTGCTGTGGAAGCCGCTGTCGAAGCTGCTGCTGCACCTGCCGCTACTGCATCTGCTACTTCACATAGTGAAGATGTAGATAAGTGGTAA
- the pgi gene encoding glucose-6-phosphate isomerase, whose amino-acid sequence MFPTTNPETTQAWQELLKHADKMKQTHMRTLFAEDGERFKKFNLRFENILFDYSKNIITEETLTKLFALAKECGVEDGIKAMFSAEKINATENRAVLHTALRNFSGDPVLLDGKDVMPDVKAVQKKMEEFCERVHSGEWKGYTGKPIRYIVNIGIGGSDLGPVMVTEALKPYWKKDMQPYFVSNVDGTHIAETLKKVNPEETLFLVASKTFTTQETMTNALTARSWFLEHAKDEKFVAKHFAALSTNEKAVKEFGIDPANMFEFWDWVGGRYSLWSAIGLSIALTVGFDNFKQLLEGAHAVDKHFQHTPLEKNIPAIMALVGLWYGNFFGTATEAILAYDQYMHRFAAYFQQGNMESNGKYVDRNGNAVNYETGPIVWGEPGTNGQHAFYQLIHQGTRIIPADFIAPAISHNPIGDHHVKLLSNFFAQTEALMNGKSEEEVKAELVKQGLKEEEIAQLTPYKVFTGNRPTNSFLVKEIDPRTLGSLVALYEHKIFVQGVIWNIYSFDQWGVELGKQLANKILPELVSDAAISSHDSSTNGLINEWKKMKK is encoded by the coding sequence ATGTTCCCAACGACAAATCCTGAAACAACACAAGCCTGGCAGGAGCTGCTGAAACACGCAGACAAGATGAAACAAACGCACATGCGCACTTTGTTTGCGGAAGATGGCGAAAGATTTAAAAAATTTAATCTGCGTTTTGAAAATATCCTGTTCGACTATTCAAAGAACATCATTACAGAAGAAACGCTGACGAAGCTGTTTGCACTGGCGAAAGAGTGTGGTGTGGAAGATGGCATTAAAGCAATGTTCAGCGCTGAAAAAATAAATGCTACTGAGAACAGAGCAGTGCTGCATACTGCATTGCGCAATTTCTCTGGCGATCCTGTGCTGCTGGATGGTAAAGATGTAATGCCGGATGTAAAGGCGGTGCAGAAGAAGATGGAAGAGTTTTGCGAGCGCGTGCACAGTGGTGAATGGAAAGGATATACTGGCAAACCTATACGTTATATCGTGAATATTGGTATTGGTGGTTCTGATTTAGGTCCGGTAATGGTGACTGAAGCACTGAAGCCTTACTGGAAAAAAGATATGCAACCTTACTTCGTGTCTAATGTAGATGGTACTCATATCGCAGAGACACTGAAGAAAGTAAATCCGGAAGAGACCCTGTTCTTAGTTGCTTCCAAGACTTTCACTACGCAGGAGACGATGACTAATGCGCTGACTGCGCGCAGCTGGTTCCTTGAGCATGCGAAGGATGAAAAGTTTGTAGCAAAACATTTTGCTGCATTGTCTACCAATGAAAAAGCTGTGAAGGAGTTTGGTATCGATCCAGCGAACATGTTCGAGTTCTGGGATTGGGTAGGTGGACGTTATTCACTGTGGTCCGCTATTGGATTGAGCATTGCGCTGACTGTAGGATTTGATAATTTCAAACAATTGCTGGAAGGTGCACATGCAGTGGATAAGCATTTCCAGCATACGCCGTTAGAGAAGAATATTCCGGCTATCATGGCACTGGTGGGTCTGTGGTATGGTAACTTCTTTGGCACTGCCACTGAAGCTATCTTAGCTTATGATCAATATATGCATCGTTTTGCTGCTTATTTCCAACAGGGTAATATGGAGAGCAATGGTAAGTATGTAGATCGCAATGGTAATGCAGTAAATTACGAAACCGGTCCGATTGTATGGGGTGAGCCAGGTACAAATGGACAGCATGCGTTTTACCAGCTGATCCATCAGGGTACACGTATTATTCCGGCTGACTTTATCGCACCTGCTATCAGTCATAACCCGATTGGTGATCATCATGTAAAACTGTTGTCTAACTTCTTTGCGCAAACAGAAGCATTGATGAATGGTAAGAGTGAAGAAGAAGTGAAAGCGGAATTAGTGAAACAGGGATTGAAAGAAGAAGAGATTGCACAGTTGACGCCTTATAAAGTGTTTACCGGTAACAGACCTACGAATTCATTCCTGGTGAAAGAGATTGATCCAAGAACGTTAGGTTCACTGGTGGCACTGTATGAGCATAAGATCTTTGTGCAGGGTGTGATCTGGAATATCTATAGCTTTGATCAGTGGGGTGTTGAATTAGGTAAGCAGCTGGCGAATAAGATCCTGCCTGAGTTGGTGAGTGATGCAGCAATATCCAGTCATGATAGTTCAACAAATGGATTGATCAATGAGTGGAAGAAGATGAAAAAGTAA